Proteins found in one Primulina eburnea isolate SZY01 chromosome 16, ASM2296580v1, whole genome shotgun sequence genomic segment:
- the LOC140816103 gene encoding uncharacterized protein, with the protein MNIYPHRLARKGYACFAEEIAAELCDDDEINRAIIWKKGRLNKERSFEGDDLTKRVDKIDAYIQEKREGKLKFEGPKDGILTKALETEEHAGRVRGIGGHITPTVYFNVGRNWKGSDVAKDVSNEHKREMMEAKKKISKQDARIKKLEAIMYKSGVCDRSIDEKGSFSVKLNQMNESDMKHDVELCITLEGRKNIVAYGTVVCVKGEDKLIHGVLLPHNCIRVSIDEAVDKLTPLPVPIPSECETIGDAVGTLVVWPEHLIVKSNEKAERKTIEQSMKKHHLSASFPRSLHMLYCYSKRALDAGRYISMILDHDVFGDDYKLILHLDYIIPLYHLDPISANCAVGYIWHLYKNLLKDKKMEKFRFVNPHSIPYVSKQCAQDKTGKLERLNHNASVIADRLNGASMDQLVFVPCNIG; encoded by the exons ATGAATATATACCCTCATAGGCTTGCACGTAAAGGATATGCATGCTTTGCCGAAGAAATA GCTGCTGAATTATGTGATGATGATGAGATCAATAGAGCTATTATTTGGAAGAAAGGACGACTCAACAAAGAAAGGAGCTTTGAAGGCGATGATTTGACGAAAAGAGTGGATAAGATT GATGCTTATATACAAGAAAAACGGGAGGGTAAGCTGAAATTTGAAGGGCCAAAAGATGGTATACTTACAAAAGCACTTGAGACTGAAGAACATGCTGGGCGTGTGAGAGGCATTGGAGGTCATATCACTCCAACGGTCTACTTCAATGTTGGTAGAAACTGGAAGGGTTCTGATGTTGCGAAAGATGTAAGCAATGAGCACAAAAGGGAGATGAtggaagcaaagaagaaaatttcaaaacaaGATGCACGTATCAAAAAACTTGAAGCAATTATGTATAAAAGTGGTGTATGTGACAGGTCGATCGATGAAAAAGGCAGTTTCTCTGTGAAGTTAAATCAAATGAATGAAAGCGACATGAAACATGACGTGGAGCT TTGCATTACTTTGGAAGGTAGAAAAAATATTGTTGCATATGGTACAGTTGTTTGTGTCAAAGGAGAAGATAAATTGATCCATGGTGTTCTGTTACCCCATAATTGCATACGGGTCTCCATTGATGAAGCAGTGGACAAATTAACACCTTTGCCAGTTCCGATTCCTAGTGAATGTGAAACTATTGGTGATGCTGTAGGAACACTTGTGGTTTGGCCAGAACACTTGATAGTAAAATCCAATGAG AAGGCCGAAAGGAAGACAATTGAACAGTCAATGAAGAAACATCATTTGTCAGCAAGTTTCCCAAGATCATTAcatatgttgtattgttataGTAAGCGTGCTCTTGATGCAGGAAGATACATATCAATGATTTTAGATCATGATGTATTCGGCGATGATTACAAACTTATTCTGCACCTTGACTACATCATTCCTTTGTATCATTTGGACCCAATTTCGGCCAATTGTGCAGTTGGCTACATATG GCATCTTTACAAAAATCTATTGAAAGATAAAAAGATGGAGAAATTCAGATTTGTCAATCCACATAGCATTCCATATGTGTCAAAACAATGTGCACAAGACAAAACAGGTAAGCTTGAAAGGTTGAACCACAATGCAAGTGTTATAGCAGATAGGCTCAATGGTGCATCAATGGATCAATTAGTTTTTGTGCCGTGTAATATCGGGTGA